A DNA window from Desulfatibacillum aliphaticivorans DSM 15576 contains the following coding sequences:
- a CDS encoding Hsp70 family protein, producing MPDPTYIIGIDLGTTNSVVSYVPVNTEEGKHPDIRLFKVPQLTAPGAMEERETLPSFVLLPGAHDVPADGLKLPWNENSNRAVGAFARDRGAEIPHRLISSSKSWLCQTGVGRNNPILPWGSRDQDLEKMSPVQASAAILSHIRDAWNHVMAKDDSSLRLENQEIFLTVPASFDAVARELTVQAAKIAGLEATLLEEPQAAFYSWIWASSGKWRDQVNVGDLVLVCDLGGGTTDFSLIHVKEEEGDLVLERVAVGDHLLVGGDNMDLTLAHLVAGKVGKSGKKLDAWQMRGLWQTCRSAKEGLLSGHGPESVPISILGRGSGLIAGTIRSELINQEVREILTNGFFPVVPKDAMPATQGRAGMREGGLVYASDPAISKHLAGFLSRSGEKMPTAVLFNGGVMKSTHFRSRVLDLLNSWSGGESAGVRELAGANFDLAVARGAAYYGLARKGGAVRIRGGLGKSYYIGVEAAMPAVPGMPIPMKALCVAPFGMEEGTEADLTEEEFGLIVGESVRFEFLGSSVRHNDNVGTVVDDWEQDIEPITLVETVLEDDDKGAVLPVRIHVNVTEVGTLELWCVSTLDDRRWKLEFDVREKEDFEA from the coding sequence GTGCCAGACCCGACATATATTATCGGAATCGACTTGGGAACCACCAACAGCGTGGTATCCTACGTCCCAGTCAATACGGAAGAGGGAAAGCATCCGGATATCCGCTTGTTCAAGGTTCCTCAACTGACGGCGCCGGGCGCCATGGAAGAGAGGGAAACCCTGCCGTCATTCGTTCTTTTGCCGGGAGCCCATGACGTACCTGCGGACGGCCTCAAACTGCCGTGGAACGAAAACTCCAATCGCGCCGTGGGCGCTTTCGCCCGGGACCGGGGCGCTGAAATTCCCCATCGTCTCATATCCTCGTCTAAAAGCTGGTTGTGTCAGACCGGGGTGGGGCGGAACAATCCCATCCTGCCTTGGGGATCCAGGGATCAGGACTTGGAAAAGATGTCTCCGGTGCAGGCCAGCGCCGCCATCCTATCTCATATTCGGGACGCCTGGAATCATGTGATGGCCAAGGACGATTCTTCCCTGAGGCTGGAAAACCAGGAGATATTCCTTACCGTGCCTGCGTCCTTTGACGCCGTGGCCCGGGAGTTGACCGTTCAGGCCGCTAAAATCGCCGGCCTGGAAGCCACCTTGCTGGAAGAGCCCCAGGCCGCGTTTTATTCCTGGATTTGGGCCAGTTCCGGCAAATGGCGCGATCAGGTGAATGTGGGCGATCTCGTCCTGGTCTGCGACCTTGGCGGAGGCACCACGGACTTCAGCCTCATCCATGTGAAAGAGGAAGAAGGCGATCTCGTCCTGGAGCGCGTTGCCGTCGGCGATCATCTGCTGGTGGGCGGCGATAACATGGACCTTACCCTGGCTCACTTGGTGGCCGGCAAAGTCGGCAAGTCCGGTAAAAAGTTGGACGCCTGGCAAATGCGCGGTTTGTGGCAGACCTGCCGCAGCGCCAAGGAAGGCTTGCTTTCCGGCCATGGGCCTGAGTCCGTACCCATCAGCATCCTCGGAAGAGGCAGCGGCCTTATCGCCGGAACCATCCGTTCCGAACTGATCAACCAGGAAGTCCGGGAAATCCTGACCAACGGCTTTTTTCCGGTTGTTCCCAAGGACGCCATGCCGGCGACCCAGGGCAGGGCGGGCATGCGGGAAGGCGGCCTGGTTTACGCTTCGGACCCGGCTATCAGCAAGCATCTGGCCGGTTTTCTTTCCCGGTCCGGCGAGAAAATGCCCACTGCCGTGTTGTTCAACGGCGGGGTCATGAAATCCACCCATTTCCGCTCCCGCGTTCTGGATCTTTTAAACTCCTGGTCCGGCGGAGAGAGCGCCGGCGTGCGTGAGTTGGCAGGCGCCAACTTCGACCTGGCCGTGGCCAGAGGCGCCGCGTATTACGGCCTGGCGCGCAAAGGCGGCGCCGTTCGCATCCGGGGCGGCCTGGGAAAATCCTATTATATCGGCGTGGAAGCGGCCATGCCCGCCGTGCCCGGCATGCCCATCCCCATGAAAGCCCTGTGCGTGGCGCCTTTCGGCATGGAAGAGGGAACCGAGGCCGACCTGACGGAAGAGGAATTCGGTTTGATCGTGGGCGAGTCCGTCCGGTTTGAGTTCCTGGGCTCCTCCGTGCGCCATAACGATAATGTGGGGACCGTGGTGGACGACTGGGAGCAGGATATCGAGCCCATCACCCTGGTGGAAACCGTCCTGGAAGACGACGA